Proteins co-encoded in one Nothobranchius furzeri strain GRZ-AD chromosome 4, NfurGRZ-RIMD1, whole genome shotgun sequence genomic window:
- the c4h11orf58 gene encoding small acidic protein, with the protein MSSPGDKHGTKRPASPSDDGSTQWEAADLGSNERKQKFLRLMGASKKEHTGRLVIGDHKSTSHFRTGQEDRKMNEELEMQYQQGMDGKLSGRNRRHCGLGFSEPEPQPESLNVPAVDGQTDVTEPEKSRGEECPTEAQDKHPHHSPTEKTPEHRKHGSDEEHKHDHKVAFVKPL; encoded by the exons ATGAGCTCTCCGGGTGATAAACACGGCACAAAACGACCAGCTTCTCCGTCAGAT GATGGGTCCACACAGTGGGAAGCAGCTGATCTGGGAAGCAATGAGAGAAAGCAAAAGTTTTTACGACTGATGGGTGCAAGCAAG AAAGAACACACTGGGCGTCTGGTCATTGGAGACCACAAGTCAACGTCCCATTTCCGTACTG GGCAGGAAGACAGGAAGATGAATGAAGAGCTGGAGATGCAGTATCAGCAGGGCATGGATGGAAAGCTGTCTGGAAGGAACCGGAGAcattgtggtctgggtttcagtgaG CCCGAACCACAGCCAGAGTCCTTGAACGTCCCAGCTGTGGACGGTCAGACAGACGTCACTGAGCCCGAGAAGTCCAGAGGTGAAGAATGTCCCACAGAAGCTCAGGACAAACACCCCCATCACAGTCCCACAGAAAAGACACCAGAACATAGAAAGCACGGCTCAGACGAGGAGCACAAACACGATCATAAGGTGGCTTTTGTAAAACCTTTGTAG